The Lycium ferocissimum isolate CSIRO_LF1 chromosome 1, AGI_CSIRO_Lferr_CH_V1, whole genome shotgun sequence genome includes a region encoding these proteins:
- the LOC132060642 gene encoding glycine-rich cell wall structural protein-like isoform X2 has product MSLLLSARSVGVFILLLVFVVGNFVFADDVNGVEDEKNLFRHRRFGDRIGGGLGHGIYSKGFRHGGGLGGGAGGGLGGGAGGGLGGGGGLGGGAGGGLGGGGGLGGGAGGGGGLGGGAGGGVGGGAGAGGGLGGGAGGGGGLGGGGGVGGGAGGGGGLGGGGGAGGGLGGGVGGGAGAGGGVGGGIGGIGGGAGGGGGAGGGIGGAGAGAGGGFGAGGGIGGGAGGGGGFGGGGGGGIGGGAGAGGGFGAGGGFGAGAGVGGGGGVGGGGGGGFGGGGGLGGGLH; this is encoded by the exons ATGAGTTTATTACTTTCTGCTCGTAGTGTTGGTGTTTTTATTCTCTTGCTTGTGTTTGTTGTTGGAAATTTTGTTTTTGCTGATGATGTTAAtggagttgaagatgaaaaAAATCTATTTAGGCATCGTCGTTTTGGTGATCGCATTGGTGGGGGTTTAGGACATGGGATTTATAGTAAAGGGTTTAGACACGGTGGAGGTCTTGGCGGAGGAGCTGGTGGTGGTCTAGGTGGAGGCGCAGGTGGTGGCTTAGGAGGTGGAGGTGGTCTTGGTGGTGGTGCTGGTGGTGGATTAGGAGGAGGTGGTGGTCTTGGAGGGGGTGCTGGTGGTGGCGGCGGTTTAGGTGGCGGTGCAGGTGGTGGTGTAGGAGGCGGAGCTGGAGCTGGTGGTGGTCTTGGAGGTGGTGCAGGTGGTGGGGGTGGAttaggtggtggtggtggtgtagGAGGCGGTGCAG gtggtggtggtggtttaGGAGGAGGTGGTGGAGCTGGAGGAGGACTTGGTGGAGGTGTTGGAGGTGGAGCTGGCGCTGGTGGTGGAGTAGGTGGAGGGATTGGAGGCATTGGAGGAGGAGCAGGAGGAGGTGGTGGAGCAGGAGGAGGCATAGGTGGAGCAGGTGCCGGTGCAGGGGGTGGTTTTGGTGCCGGTGGTGGTATTGGTGGAGGCGCTGGTGGCGGGGGAGGCTTTGGTGGAGGAGGAGGTGGTGGCATTGGTGGTGGTGCAGGTGCAGGAGGAGGTTTTGGAGCAGGAGGAGGCTTTGGGGCCGGAGCAGGTGTCGGTGGTGGAGGCGGAGTAGGAGGTGGTGGTGGCGGCGGCTTTGGTGGTGGAGGAGGCCTTGGTGGTGGTCTTCATTGA
- the LOC132060642 gene encoding glycine-rich cell wall structural protein-like isoform X1 → MSLLLSARSVGVFILLLVFVVGNFVFADDVNGVEDEKNLFRHRRFGDRIGGGLGHGIYSKGFRHGGGLGGGAGGGLGGGAGGGLGGGGGLGGGAGGGLGGGGGLGGGAGGGGGLGGGAGGGVGGGAGAGGGLGGGAGGGGGLGGGGGVGGGAGGGVGGGAGAGGGIGGGAGGGGGLGGGGGAGGGLGGGVGGGAGAGGGVGGGIGGIGGGAGGGGGAGGGIGGAGAGAGGGFGAGGGIGGGAGGGGGFGGGGGGGIGGGAGAGGGFGAGGGFGAGAGVGGGGGVGGGGGGGFGGGGGLGGGLH, encoded by the coding sequence ATGAGTTTATTACTTTCTGCTCGTAGTGTTGGTGTTTTTATTCTCTTGCTTGTGTTTGTTGTTGGAAATTTTGTTTTTGCTGATGATGTTAAtggagttgaagatgaaaaAAATCTATTTAGGCATCGTCGTTTTGGTGATCGCATTGGTGGGGGTTTAGGACATGGGATTTATAGTAAAGGGTTTAGACACGGTGGAGGTCTTGGCGGAGGAGCTGGTGGTGGTCTAGGTGGAGGCGCAGGTGGTGGCTTAGGAGGTGGAGGTGGTCTTGGTGGTGGTGCTGGTGGTGGATTAGGAGGAGGTGGTGGTCTTGGAGGGGGTGCTGGTGGTGGCGGCGGTTTAGGTGGCGGTGCAGGTGGTGGTGTAGGAGGCGGAGCTGGAGCTGGTGGTGGTCTTGGAGGTGGTGCAGGTGGTGGGGGTGGAttaggtggtggtggtggtgtagGAGGCGGTGCAGGTGGTGGTGTAGGAGGTGGTGCGGGTGCGGGTGGTGGCATTGGTGGGGGTgcaggtggtggtggtggtttaGGAGGAGGTGGTGGAGCTGGAGGAGGACTTGGTGGAGGTGTTGGAGGTGGAGCTGGCGCTGGTGGTGGAGTAGGTGGAGGGATTGGAGGCATTGGAGGAGGAGCAGGAGGAGGTGGTGGAGCAGGAGGAGGCATAGGTGGAGCAGGTGCCGGTGCAGGGGGTGGTTTTGGTGCCGGTGGTGGTATTGGTGGAGGCGCTGGTGGCGGGGGAGGCTTTGGTGGAGGAGGAGGTGGTGGCATTGGTGGTGGTGCAGGTGCAGGAGGAGGTTTTGGAGCAGGAGGAGGCTTTGGGGCCGGAGCAGGTGTCGGTGGTGGAGGCGGAGTAGGAGGTGGTGGTGGCGGCGGCTTTGGTGGTGGAGGAGGCCTTGGTGGTGGTCTTCATTGA